The DNA region ATTCGTTTCGCTCAACTGAAACTGGTTTCTAGAAAAGCATCCTTTCAAGATACCTGCCCGGACTGCAATTGTGTAGTTCTCGTTTACATCTCGGTCAACTATCACACCTACAATGTTTCTAGGATCTCCTCTTCCTCTGTCTACCGATGGAATAGGGACCAGGACAGTCTGACCAATTTCTCCAGGAATCATCTCAATTCTGCTTCTTTTCAACATCCGGTCTGCTTGTTTCTGTTGGCTGATCCTTGCTCTCTTCCGCGATTCTTGTATGGTATCATCATGTTTTTGTAATGCAGCTTCATGCACAGAAGATGGTCCAGGCGTCTGTCTCTCAGCTTGGGGCATTGCACCAAGAGAAAGCCCAGGCGTctgactttcagcttggggcattgcaccaaaagacggcccaggcgtctgactttcagcttggggcattgcaccaaaagacggcccaggcgtctgactttcagcttggggcatgTCGATGTCTTCATTTGGTTCCACTAATGCCTTTTGTAATTCATGCACAGAAGATGGTCCAGGCGTCTGTCTTTCAACTTGGGGCATTGCACCAACAGACGGCCCAAGCGTctgactttcagcttggggcatgTCGATGTCTTCATTTGGTTCCACTAATGCCTTTTGTAATTCTTCCTCCGTTTCGATCAAGTCTATGATCCCATCGGGCAACGTTGTTGATCTCAGACCGATCTTGGCTTCCGTGCCAAACAATGCTTTGAATGGCGATCTGCCTATACCGGCGTGGTGACTCGTGTTCTTTCTAAACTGGACAAATTTGATGCCAGCAGTCCAGTTCGTAGTCTTGTTCTCGCTCATCCATGCTACCAGCATATCCTTTATGTCTGAATTTGCTCTTTCAACAGAGCCTTGACTCTGGGGCTGTCTCGGTTTTCCAtgcactatttttagatcgggCCATAACTGTGCGACCTCGGTAATTATACTGGCCGTGAATTCAGCTCCGTTGTCGCTCTGAAGAATAGATGGAGCACCGAACGCCAGAAAAATGTCTAGGATGTGACTCGCAACTTCCGAAGCTCTTTTGGTACTCAATGGTCTTAGAATGCAGAATTTGCTGAAATGATCTTGGTACACACAAATCCATTTATGCCCTCGGTCAGCCAGCGACTGCATGTCAATAAGATCGATCTGAGCCCGGGATAGAATATCGTTTGATAGAATCGGTCGAACAACAACACCTTTGACTCTCgctcgtttcttcttcttctgacactCTGCGCACAAAGATTTGTAAAGTTCTATCGCGTGGCGTGGTATGTTGTCGTATTTCTTGTGCAACTCCTTCTCCATGCGATCACGACCGCCATGGCCTGTGGCCACATGCGCTCTCTTGACGATATCGTATGTTTCTTCAAGGGTAGCATAGTAGAGAATGGATTCCTCAGTTGTGTCTGTCCTTTTCTGAACAAGTCTTTCGATGTCACCGCATTTTAATACCTcgaatctgaaaattaaagtaAATGACTATTTAATGACAATAACAGGACATGTTTATCATAGTTATAAACAATGTACCATAACTCTCGGCAGCGAGTCGGATATAATTATAACATGTAGGACAGGGTCCAGATTCAATTCATCTTgttaaaacaataacaacatgtCAATGTACCCGAGCGCTACATTCAAACTACTAAAGATCGTGAACAACTTACGTCGAATAATAATAACACATCTTCCtatgagaaaacaagtcgcgtaaggcgaaaatacaacatttagtcaagctgtcgaactcacagaatgaaactgaaggcaatgcaatttttcagcaagaccgtatactcgtagcatcgtcagtccaccgctcatgacaaaggcagtgaaattgacaagaagagcggggtagtagtattttttttacaattttcagatttttaatgaccaaagtcattaattaattttcaagccaccaagctgaaatgggaaaaatgggaaaatggGACAAACACACCCGTTTACACAGTG from Littorina saxatilis isolate snail1 unplaced genomic scaffold, US_GU_Lsax_2.0 scaffold_600, whole genome shotgun sequence includes:
- the LOC138954245 gene encoding KRAB-A domain-containing protein 2-like, coding for MGTGFPFSSASRCLPSCAPTAHGSGVRAEPPVSFPNFRDPSRPGMLFEVLKCGDIERLVQKRTDTTEESILYYATLEETYDIVKRAHVATGHGGRDRMEKELHKKYDNIPRHAIELYKSLCAECQKKKKRARVKGVVVRPILSNDILSRAQIDLIDMQSLADRGHKWICVYQDHFSKFCILRPLSTKRASEVASHILDIFLAFGAPSILQSDNGAEFTASIITEVAQLWPDLKIVHGKPRQPQSQGSVERANSDIKDMLVAWMSENKTTNWTAGIKFVQFRKNTSHHAGIGRSPFKALFGTEAKIGLRSTTLPDGIIDLIETEEELQKALVEPNEDIDMPQAESQTLGPSVGAMPQVERQTPGPSSVHELQKALVEPNEDIDMPQAESQTPGPSFGAMPQAESQTPGPSFGAMPQAESQTPGLSLGAMPQAERQTPGPSSVHEAALQKHDDTIQESRKRARISQQKQADRMLKRSRIEMIPGEIGQTVLVPIPSVDRGRGDPRNIVGVIVDRDVNENYTIAVRAGFRHYV